The following is a genomic window from Spirosoma agri.
AGTGAACGGGCGAACGAATGAAAAAATGGATGCCTTACTTGCTCGTATCACCCTACATCCTGCATTTTGCGGTGTTTGTGGCGTTTCCGGTCGTATTTTCGGTGATACTGACATTCCATAGCTGGAACATTATTTCACCCATGAGGTACGTTGGACTCGCCAACTATGAGCATGTGCTGAAAGACCGGTTGTTCTGGCAGGCCGTCTGGAACACCCTTCGTTTTCTGCTGGTGCATATTCCGCTACAAATCGTACTGGCCTTGCTACTGGCCGAATTACTGAATCGAACAATTACTGGCGCGGCCTTTTTTCGGGCGGCTTTCTTTCTGCCTGTCATCGTATCGGGGGTGGTGGTCACGATTTTATGGCAGCAACTGCTCAGTTTTAATTCGGGAATACTGAACCGAATGCTCACCGCTATAGCCCTGCCGCGCGTGGCCTGGCTCGATGATCCGGCTATTGCCATGTACTCGATTGCGGCCATGGCCACCTGGAAAAACGTTGGGCTCTACGTCATTCTGTTCCTGGTCGGTCTGCAATCGGTGCCGATGCAATACTACGAAGCCGCCGATATTGAGGGGGCTTCCAGTTGGCAGAAGTTTCGGTATATCACATTACCCATGATCAACCCTACGATTTTTACGGTGGTCGTACTGTCAACAATCAGCGGTTTCTCGCTTTTTGTCGAACCTTACATTATGACGCAGGGCGGACCCATGAACACGACGCTTTCGGCGGTGATGTACATCTATAGACAAGCCTTTCAATATTACCATATGGGCTATTCGGCCACGCTGGGGTTTTGTTTTGCGCTGATCATTCTGTTTGTCGTCATCATTCAGCGACGCTATGTCGAACAGGAACTATAACGGCCTTTGCCACGCTGAACTATGAATCCGTTTATCCGGTATGCACTTCTTACGTTGGCAGCTCTGTCGTTCATCTACCCCTTTATCTGGATGGTGAGTGCGTCGCTGTCGTCGGAGAGTGGTTTGAGCGAACTGACGCTATTGCCGGTAGGCTTCACCTGGAGTAACTACGCGACAGTCTTTACGAAAATTCCGCTCGACCGGGCGTTTGTGAACAGTGCTTTCGTGGCCGTATTGACAACGGGACTGGTGCTTGTCTCGGGGGCGATGGTCGGTTATGCGCTGGCCCGTCTCGACTTCAGGGGGCGCAACGGCATTTTTTACCTGATCATTTTTACGATGACGTTGCCCTTCCAGATCACGCTTATCCCGAACTACATCACGATGGTCCGGTTTGGCTGGGTCGACACGTATCTGGCGCTCATCGTGCCGTTTGCGCTGAACTCCTTGTCCATTCTCCTGTTCCGGCAGGCATTCCAGAGCTTACCACAGGCGCTGATCGATGCCGCCCGAATGGATGGGGGCAATGAGTTGCGGATCATTTTTCAGATACTGGTGCCAAACATCCTGCCAACGGTGCTGACCATTACCATCCTGACCTTTATGGGACTCTGGAATGAAGCCTTGTGGCCCCTGATCGTGATCCGCGATGAATCGACGATGACCATGCCGCAACTGGTGACGTTGTTTTCGGTGGGTGGCCGGGCAGAAGGTCAGTTAGGGGTCAAAATTGCGGCAGCCGTCCTGCTGGCGATACCCATTGTGGTGTTGTACCTGTTTTTTCAAAAACACTTTATCCGGAGCATGGCGTCTTCGGGGTTGAAAGATTAAACCATGCGCTTCGTCATACTTCTACTACTTTCAGTCATCGCCACCGATCTTGCCGGGCAGCATTCGGTCGGGCAACGTCTTGCTGGACAGCGTTCTACTGCCCCACCTCCGGTTGGGAAACGCTACGTGAACGTTGCACACTTTAATCATCTGTATCAACCCTTTACCCTATCAAATGGTACTGAAGTCGGGACGGTTTACATTTACAGCGAAGCACCGGGCTATGGTCTCGTCGCCGATTCGGATGAGGGATTTACCTGCGTAGATGATGTGGCGCGGGCCGCTTTGTTTTTACGTCATGAACCGGACTTGCCGACAAATGGCGACAAGCAGGAGAAACTACGAAAAATGACCGAGATGGTGCTGCAACTTCAGGCGACGGAGCCGGATAGTGCTGCTGGTTATTTCTACAATTTTCTTCACAAGCGACCTTCGGAAACGATCAATAAAACGTTCAGAACCAGTATTGCCAGCCCTAATTTCTGGTCGTGGCGGGCATTTTGGTGTTTGTCGGAAGTGTATCCCTATTTTCTCGAAAAAGAGCCAAAACTGGCGGCCCGTATCGAGCTGGCGAACCAGAAGCTACTGAAGGTTATGCTGCGCGATTTTAGCCACAAACCGCGCACGTTTACGACGGTTCGGGGTGTTCAGGTGCCAACGTGGTTGCCCTTCGGTTCCGGCTCCGACCAGGCTGCGATCATGCTCCTGGGTCTGCTCAATGTCTACGAGCAGAACCCTACACCGGCTGTACTCGGCCTGATCGATCAGCTTGGCGACGGTATTGTGGCCATGCGGCAGGGCGGACCGGGTCAATTTCCGTACGGAGCCATGCTGAGTTTCGAAAATAACTGGCATGCTTACGCCAGTGATCAGGCCTATGCGTTACAGCGTGCCGGTAAAAGTCTCAACAAACCGGAGTGGCAGGCCGTTGCCCGGCAGGAAATCAATTATTTTTATCCGTATTTGATTGAACAGGGTTTCCTGGAATCGTTTGAGGTCATTCAAACGGGCGACGAGCGTCGACTGTTCAAGCGGAGTCAGTTTTCGCAGATTGCCTATGGCATTCGACCGATGGTGTGG
Proteins encoded in this region:
- a CDS encoding carbohydrate ABC transporter permease codes for the protein MKKWMPYLLVSPYILHFAVFVAFPVVFSVILTFHSWNIISPMRYVGLANYEHVLKDRLFWQAVWNTLRFLLVHIPLQIVLALLLAELLNRTITGAAFFRAAFFLPVIVSGVVVTILWQQLLSFNSGILNRMLTAIALPRVAWLDDPAIAMYSIAAMATWKNVGLYVILFLVGLQSVPMQYYEAADIEGASSWQKFRYITLPMINPTIFTVVVLSTISGFSLFVEPYIMTQGGPMNTTLSAVMYIYRQAFQYYHMGYSATLGFCFALIILFVVIIQRRYVEQEL
- a CDS encoding carbohydrate ABC transporter permease — its product is MNPFIRYALLTLAALSFIYPFIWMVSASLSSESGLSELTLLPVGFTWSNYATVFTKIPLDRAFVNSAFVAVLTTGLVLVSGAMVGYALARLDFRGRNGIFYLIIFTMTLPFQITLIPNYITMVRFGWVDTYLALIVPFALNSLSILLFRQAFQSLPQALIDAARMDGGNELRIIFQILVPNILPTVLTITILTFMGLWNEALWPLIVIRDESTMTMPQLVTLFSVGGRAEGQLGVKIAAAVLLAIPIVVLYLFFQKHFIRSMASSGLKD